atattagacttttaaattttgaaaagttctatttatttttaaaaatatcaaaatttacaAACATAAACACatgatcttttttatttatcaaacacaaaaaaaaaaacttgaattTTTAAAAGACACATGCaccttttcaaaaaattttattaaaccAAACCTTAATTAAATTAAAGCCAACGCAAATTGACTTTAAAATATTTCATATAAGTCAACCAAAATCCACGGAGATATATAGCTTCACGTTGAATTAGATCGAATTTGACCACCTATTTTCTCTGCTTTAATTCAGagattattttgataaaatctATCTTTATATGAAACTCTAATAACATCTAATTTTTGACAAAGTCGTAAACATCCAAACAATTAGTTTCACAATGAACGAATTTATATCTAGCTTGTGATTGTGTAGTTTATCTAAAGATTAGAAATCAAATTACTTGTGattaactattttaaaaaaattcaaacacgTTATTctgtgatttatttatttattaatgaaATCAAATATTAACATGGCAAAAATAGCATCAACAGAGATGATAAAACATGAAATCACTACAAGACTTTCAAATGAGAAGATAGTTCCAAATTAATGGGATAATCAACTTCTATCCCCCCTCAAAAAGAGTGATCCTAAAATGGAACACTATGGTTGtggttatttttgaaaataatacaAGATAAGACACTGAGAATAAGATATAAAGAATAGAGATATAacattttgtgtttttgtattttgtttggtgataaactaaaacaaattatgaaaatataatatattctcattttttttcattcaaaaaatttgaaaaaaaaaatataataataaaaaatataattataaaaaatcaacaagaataatgaaagaaaaaataaaaaataagttttgtCTCTGTATTCTTTCCGTGAGAATAGAcgcaaaatacactaattcagtaTTTTTAGACACAATATCTCTGTCTATATTTCATCTGTCAAACACAATTTTGTGTTTTCGTATCCCTATCTTAATGTCCTATCCTTGAGAATAAACGCATCCTATCTTCCATATTTCTAAAGATAGTTCACTAATCTTATTCTATCACAACACATACATAGATATTGATCAATTATGTTATGTCAATAAGAATGATCATCCACCAAATTAACTATTCTAATAAAACACATATTAAATTGTAAAATACATGGCAACTGATATTTTGTATACACTTagcatttttttcaataataacACTTTTTATGCGATTCGATCGACTAGATCGGAACTTTATAGAGCTCAAGAACCTTCTTCCATGAAGGTCTATTATAGCATCCCACCATGCACTAACATTCTTCCTATCCTTGATCAAGTACTCTCTCCCCATATTGTTGACAATATAATCAATGAATGGAAGGTGGCTAATATCAGCAAGGCTAAAGAAATCACCACCCAAATACTTATTCTTTGAAAGCCTCTCTTCATAAATGTCCAAAACTTTGCTTAAGTTTGCTTCACTCTCTTCAATGATCTTTGGATCAGGAGTGATTCCAATTATTGAAGAAAACAGAACATGAATGGCCAATTTATATGCCCATGGGTGAAAATTATTTGCTTCAACTTCTACCCATTGTTCCACAATACCCCTCTCTTCTATTCTCCTACCTAGCAATTCAGTGCCTTGAGATTTGTATTTTTCAGCATAATATCTCATTATAGCCCTAGATTCTGCCAACAAAGAGACATATTAGTAGCTGAAATATTAATTGAAGTACTATAGGACTAAcactaattaattataattaatcttaatcccaaaaaataaacatgcaatttttgtaaataacaaaatttaatttatataaatttaaggggtcaaattttaatttatgaattttataaatttttattcttagtAAATATTCCTTCTAGACCGTTGAAAACAAAACCTAGTATTATAATGTATTCTTTATTTATCTCTCTTAAAAAGGTtgataaaaatttaagattCATCAAATAAAAAGTTTCAGGATATTTTTGTTCATTATCAATCAAAGATGTGTTTCCTTGCTACATAAGATATATATTTagtatccaaaaaaaaaattttttttttgaaagaacaTGGAGTGAATATTGAGTTCTAACCATATAAGGTATAATCTCCATCTTGAATGACAGGAACAACTCCAAAGGGCTGCACAGGTTATGTGAACAAAGAAAACTAGATTAGAAGGAAAGGAAATCAAATAACATTGAATGAAACAGACATATtcaatattatattaaataaaataaaagagagaaaggaaaggattgaaaaagagagaaactgAACTTGTAGTTTGAGGAATTCAGGATCTTTGTGTTCACCCTTGCTGACATCAACAGGGACAACCTCAAATTCAACTTCCTTCTCAATCAAGCAAACCAGAGCCCTCTTTGATGAAGCACAAGTGGGACCGTACAACTTCACCACCATGGTTTGATTTCTCTTGAAGAAAGAAAACAGCCCTTCAAGTTTATTTGATGAACACACTCTTGGTTGGTTCTCTTGTTTAAGTTCTTATAACATGTGAAATAGTCAACCAAGGTCATgaagaaacaaacaaaacagaGGTTGTTGTCTATATGGGACTCCACCACCATGTTGATCTGTAgaaatcaagaaaataatatatctaaacgatttatctttttaattagggtaaaaaaccataataagccaactggctcaaaaaattacgtaaatacgccaaagcaaaaatcgtttcaTCAATAAGCCAGatcgtatttttatataattcgaaccaggttggttcgaactcTATTTCTTAGTAAATCGAACCAGGTGAGTTCGAATTAGGGTTTTTTTCTTGGTACTAAAtcgaaccagcctggttcgaattaggaatgaaggtaattcgaaccaaggtggttcgaattatagagagagaaggtttgcatgtaattcgaaccgggctggttcgaattacaccaaTCATAGTTCGAACCAGGCCGGTTCGAACTATGTGTGAGACTGACTGTATATATATGGTTCCAAACGTGAGTTAGTCTCATTAGAGGGAGTAGgatggctagtgaggagagttttgTGGTTTTGGTGCACCACAGAGGATCTGTTAATAGAAAAACTCGTTCCGGAGTAAAGTTCACAGATAAGAATCCTCTATGTATTGTCATAACATCTACGACGAGTTACGATGACCTTGTTAGCGCTGTACTAATGAAGCTCGGTCTGGAGGGTGCGAAGCGGGTAAAGAAGTTTTTCTATCGCATTCCAGTCACGGTGCTACAGAATACGGTGAAGTATGATTGCTTCACGATTAATAATGATGCGGACTTGCAAGTAATGTATCTCTGTCGGCGGCAGTTTCCGGAGGTGAGGACACCGGAGTTGTTGGCCCGGCTGGTTGATGTTGTATCCAGCTCCGGCGGTTCGAACAGGAATACGAACACTATAGCGAATGCAGCAGGTTCTAGTTCCCGGCCTGCCGTTGCTTCCTCGTCCGTCCCTGTGTACGAACCAGTGGTCCAACATGTCGCCTCCCCATCTTTCGCTGTTGACCTCAATGCCACCGAAGGCGACGAGGTAGTGGAAAGGGAAAATTTGCCGAACGCTTTACTGGGAGTTGCACCTGTTGGCGTAGGAGACGGTTTTTTGGACGATGAAGACGAGGATGACGTCGAGCCGGATATGATTGACGATGATAGCGCTGATGATATTGGAGCGACTGGGCCTGCATTGGAGGTAGGTGGTTCTAGCTCTGGCACACAGCAGTATCCACCACATTTTTCCTCGTTGGACTTGGACGCCATGAGACATGAGGGGGTTTTAGGGCACGCTGTTGGATTCGGAGCTAGAGATGCGGAAGGGACTACTGGTCTGACAGAGTTCCAGGTTGGTCAGCAATTCCAGGATAAAGATGAGGCCCTTTTAAGTGTGAAGACTTACAGCATCCGGCGAGGGGTACAGTACAAGGTGGTGGAGTCCGATCACCGCCGGTATGTGGGCAAGTGTTCGGAGTTTGGGAATGGGTGCACATGGTTGATTCGACTGAGTCTCCGGAAGCGCAAGGGCATTTGGGAGGTCAAACGGTACAATGGACCTCACACTTGCCTGGCCACATCCATCTCGAGTGACCACAGGAGTTTGGATTATCATGTGATTTCCGCGTTCATTATGCCAATGGTTAGGGCCGATGCATCCGTGAGCATCAAGGTGCTCCTGAACGCCACGGCAGCGCACTTTGGTTTTAGGCCGACTTACCGGAGGGTTTGGATGGCGAAGCAGAAATCTATTGCCCTCATATACGGTGACTGGGATGAGTCCTACAACGACCTGCCTAGGTGGGTCTTGGGTGTCCAGCTGACGATGCCTGGGAGTGTTGCGGTCCTGAAGACGAGCCCGGTTCGAGTTGGAGGACAGGTGGACGAATCTCAAGCGTACTTCCACAGACTTTTCTGGACTTTCCCGCCCTGCATCGAGGCATTCCGTCATTGCAAGCCGCTAATCAGCATTGACGGCACACATTTGTATGGGAAGTATGGGGGAACGTTGCTCATCGCGATTGCACAGGATGGGAACTCCAACATTCTACCTGTGGCATTCGCACTAGTAGAGGGTGAGAATGCGGAGTCCTGGACATTCTTTCTCTCGCACCTTCGACAGCACGTGACGCCGCAGCCCGGTCTGTTGGTTATATCGGACAGGCACAACGGCATCAAGGCTGCGCTTGAGGCTCCTGACGGCGGTTGGCTACCTCCATCTGCGTACCGTGCATTCTGCATACGACACGTAGCGGCTAATTTTGCCCTAACCTTCAAGGGCAAAGACGCTAGGAGGCTACTAGTGAACGCGGCGTATGCGAAGACCGAGGTTGAATTTGATTACTGGTTTGATATCCTGCGATCTGAAGATCCCGCGATGTGTGAATGGGCGAACCGGATTGATTACTCGTTGTGGACTCAGCATCGTGATGAGGGGCGGAGATTCGGTCACATGACGACGAACATCTCCGAGTGTGTGAACTCTATCCTGAAGGGGGTCAGAAATCTCCCTGTAGCATCCCTGGTGAAGGCAACATATTGTAGGCTTGCGGAACTGTTTGTTCGCAAGGGGAGAGAGGCTGAGGCCCAGATGGGAACAGGACAACAATTCAGTCAGCATTTGGTGAAGTGTATTGAGGCCAACATGAAGACGGCCAGGTGCTTCACGGTGACGCTGTATGACCGGGATAACTCCGAGTTCACTGTAGCAGAGACAACTCCGACTGGTTCTTTCTCCTTGGGTACTTACAGAGTATCACTTGCCTCTCGGACATGTGACTGCGGGTACTTCCAGGCTCTTCATTTCCCGTGTCAGCACGCACTTGCGTGCTGTGCATACTCACGGGTCACCTGGACCTCTTACGTTCACAGCGTCTATCAGATTAGCTCGGTCTTCAATGTGTATCGGATGGGATTCACACCTCCCATCCCGGAGGGCTTCTGGCCACCTTACGACGGGCCCATGGTGATTCCAGACCCTGCCATGAGGCGTGCCAAAGAGGGTCGTCCTAGATCCACTAGGATACGGACGAATATGGACGAGGCGGATCCGAATCGGCCAAAGAGGTGCGGCCTATGTCGCCAACCCGGACACACGCGACGTAGTTGCCCACAGGTTGGAGGCTCGTCTCAGACAGGACACCATTAGTATGCATGTTGTTAGTGTTAGCATTATCTACATTAGTGCGCATCTTGCTAGTATGCATGTtgttatgtatttttttctttaaagttcAATCATGTATGATAGTggtttgtactttttttttttatgttatagtCTGTTTacctatgtttttttttatttctgttcTGGGACATTCATTTTGTATGATCAATGAATCTTGAAACAGTTTTGcgtttattttttcttattaaactGTGTCCGGGTTGGCGACATAGGCCGCATCTCTTTAGCCGATTCGGATCTGCCTCGTCCATAGATACACAGCTCAGTCAGTCTCACACATAGTTCGAACCGGCCTGGTTCGAACTATGAttggtgtaattcgaaccagcccggttcgaattacatgcaaaccttctctctctataattcgaaccaccttggttcgaattaccttcattcctaattcgaaccaggctggttcgaTTTAGTACCAAGAAAAAAATCCTAATTCGAACTCACCTGGTTCGATTTACTAAGAAATAgagttcgaaccaacctggttcgaattatataaaaatacgatctggcttattgctgaaacgatttttgctttggcgtatttacgtaattttttgagccagttggcttattatggttttttaccctTTTAATTAATActcataaatatatttttaattaataaacgAATAACAAAAGtattatattttactattttaaaatgattatttataaaaaatagaagGTGCAGATTCTTGTCCCCACCTCACCAACCTCAcatttgtcttttttttattattgggTAATCTGAGAACATACACCATTGGGTCATGCTTCGTTTTATTTTAGCAATTTTCGGTTTTTGGGGGATCTCAGTTTGGTGATGCTGATCTCagagataaattaaaataattattcttTGTTCTACTTCATTGacaatctaaaaatttttcttagttAAATATGCATATCAAAATTCCAGAAAAGATGAATCGTTCATTTGGCCTCTGAGTTTAATTTTCGTAAGAAACATTGCCAAAAATTTCATCCAACACTCAAAGTTATGGTCTACTGGGTATCAATGAGACTATCTACGAGAGGAACCTGTGCTGGATACATAGCTTTCTACCATACTTATTCAAATCTCAGTTCAACTTTTTTCCTAGTAAATGGAGTTTTCTCCATACACATAACACACTTGCGCAGTTGCGCTCTAAAATTGTTGTAATCCAATCAGTAGATTGAATGTGTACTGAGATTTAGTCTCcataaatttgaaatatttcCGATGTATGTAACACCCCATACAATGAGTGGACAAATCAAAATGACTCCACTGACTCTGGATTAATCGAAGATCGCATCTGGGATAATGCGGTATCACTCTCTTCAATATCATCAAAATCCATTGGCTTTCCAGGAACAAACTTCCTGTGAATCATGTAACAATTTAGTTCAGTAAATGCACATGCCTAGCAGATGGTTCTTGTACTTCTATTAATAAAAATGAAGCATTATTAACGTTCAGCACTGAATACGATTATTAACTAGGGATACCTTTCAGGGATAAAAGTCTCCTCCGTCAATGCCTTCTCCAATCTCTTTTCAAATGGTGTTGCATGCCACTTCACTTTCTGATCCTAGACACAGTTAGCACAATCAGAAACAGTTTCTAAATTCAAAAGTTTCATATGCCAGATAAAGATTATAGTTCAAAAACCATACCTCTTTGTATTTAGTGGTTGAATTTGGTATGCCATTTCCATCCCACCACTTCGGAGGACAAATATTCGAATCCTCGTTTTCAAAGTGAGCTGCAGCCACACCAAGGATAGGCCTGTCGGCAGAAGTTTTCCGAAAATGCGGGATCTGGCTAGAAGCAGACTCCACTCTCTTGTTTCCCTTCTCCTGATCAATTGGGGCAGGCCTTAACCAATTAGACAAGCTGACTTCTGCTTTAGATTCATTTTCCTTCAAAACTTGGTTTGAACCTTTTTGCGGGGTAGGAGTAGCAATTTGAGCTTGCTCGGCAGAATCTCTCAACTCACTTGAATCTTGTTCAGAGTTTAAATCTTTCTCCTCAAGTATTTTACGCTGGAAGACATTCTCATCTGGTTTGTGAGTGGGGTAGACAAACTGGGACCGAACACGAGCCCTGCCATTAGGTAACTCTTCCAGTGTTGCAGGACAAACCGTTCCTGGGGTTTGCATCTCATCAAATAACTTCAATGGGGTAGGATAAGGTGATCGCTTATTTGCATTTTGGTTATTTGGTGACCAGCTTTTCTTCAAACGACTATCATCAGATGAACTTCCACAGGATGATAAGCCCGTATCACACTTAAACCGGACTGATTTGCACTTCCTCTGTGTTTCTGTGGCTAGCCAAGGTGAATCTGGAGCTGGATTATTTTCAGCCCTATCTGCAGTATGAGGGCTCCCTGTCTTATTTACTTCCATATGTTCAAGAGATTCATGGTGACTATCTCGTGCATCAGATAAACATctgtgaaaaacaaaaagaaatcaGGTTCTTGCCCAATTTGACGAGGCATGCTTAAAAAATGAGAAATCAGGAACAACCAAGTGTATTAAATCTACCCATAACCTTTCAAAAATGTAATCAAAATGTGTAAAAATGACACTGAAAATTGTATATAGAGTAAGAATATAACATGCTACAACGAAAacaaactatatatatatatatataattcaacaCCTAAAAGATATGAATAACCTGTTTGGTGTGTGCTCAAAAGAGTCTCTGCTCTCTCCCAATTCTTGGCAAATTTTTAAGGGTGTTGGGGGCTTAATTGAACGAAAATCCAGTTGAAGTTTCTCAACAGACTCGTTGGGAAGCCAAGAATCAAACCTTGAAGGCTCAGAATGTATATCAGATAAACATctgtgaaaaacaaaaagaaatcaGGTTCTTGCCCAATTTGAAGGAGCATGCTTCAAAAATGAGAAATTAGGAACAACCAAGtgtattgcttctacccataaCCTTTCAAAAATAGCATCAAAATGTCTACAACTGACAATGAAAGTTGTAAACAGAGTAAGAATGTAACATGCTAACAATGAAACAAATGATATATATAGTATATTAATTCAACATCTGAAAGATATGAATAACCTGTCTGGTGTGTGCTCAAAAGAGTCTGTGCTATCTCCCGATTCTTGGCAAATTTTTAAGGGCGTTGGGGGGTTAACTGAACGAAAATCCAGTTGAAGTTTCTCAACAGACTCATTCGGAAGCCAAGAATGAAACCTTGATGGCTCAGAATGTTTAtcgggagagggtgacac
The Arachis stenosperma cultivar V10309 chromosome 7, arast.V10309.gnm1.PFL2, whole genome shotgun sequence genome window above contains:
- the LOC130939248 gene encoding uncharacterized protein LOC130939248; the encoded protein is MASEESFVVLVHHRGSVNRKTRSGVKFTDKNPLCIVITSTTSYDDLVSAVLMKLGLEGAKRVKKFFYRIPVTVLQNTVKYDCFTINNDADLQVMYLCRRQFPEVRTPELLARLVDVVSSSGGSNRNTNTIANAAGSSSRPAVASSSVPVYEPVVQHVASPSFAVDLNATEGDEVVERENLPNALLGVAPVGVGDGFLDDEDEDDVEPDMIDDDSADDEGVLGHAVGFGARDAEGTTGLTEFQVGQQFQDKDEALLSVKTYSIRRGVQYKVVESDHRRYVGKCSEFGNGCTWLIRLSLRKRKGIWEVKRYNGPHTCLATSISSDHRSLDYHVISAFIMPMVRADASVSIKVLLNATAAHFGFRPTYRRVWMAKQKSIALIYGDWDESYNDLPRWVLGVQLTMPGSVAVLKTSPVRVGGQVDESQAYFHRLFWTFPPCIEAFRHCKPLISIDGTHLYGKYGGTLLIAIAQDGNSNILPVAFALVEGENAESWTFFLSHLRQHVTPQPGLLVISDRHNGIKAALEAPDGGWLPPSAYRAFCIRHVAANFALTFKGKDARRLLVNAAYAKTEVEFDYWFDILRSEDPAMCEWANRIDYSLWTQHRDEGRRFGHMTTNISECVNSILKGVRNLPVASLVKATYCRLAELFVRKGREAEAQMGTGQQFSQHLVKCIEANMKTARCFTVTLYDRDNSEFTVAETTPTGSFSLGTYRVSLASRTCDCGYFQALHFPCQHALACCAYSRVTWTSYVHSVYQISSVFNVYRMGFTPPIPEGFWPPYDGPMVIPDPAMRRAKEGRPRSTRIRTNMDEADPNRPKRCGLCRQPGHTRRSCPQVGGSSQTGHH
- the LOC130941896 gene encoding protein JASON-like isoform X2, whose product is MLVFGLVKRGLGFLLRFMLRFFFRSFNRAMGCFFACFRNNDNHRRRTHLTANSSSSTDVLVSRNSYSSVFQAQEREDCAINCGDVVEFQGDDLGLKDEAKFLKACGTLPGTPVEIRKTSEKLKVSPSPDKHSEPSRFHSWLPNESVEKLQLDFRSVNPPTPLKICQESGDSTDSFEHTPDRCLSDIHSEPSRFDSWLPNESVEKLQLDFRSIKPPTPLKICQELGESRDSFEHTPNRCLSDARDSHHESLEHMEVNKTGSPHTADRAENNPAPDSPWLATETQRKCKSVRFKCDTGLSSCGSSSDDSRLKKSWSPNNQNANKRSPYPTPLKLFDEMQTPGTVCPATLEELPNGRARVRSQFVYPTHKPDENVFQRKILEEKDLNSEQDSSELRDSAEQAQIATPTPQKGSNQVLKENESKAEVSLSNWLRPAPIDQEKGNKRVESASSQIPHFRKTSADRPILGVAAAHFENEDSNICPPKWWDGNGIPNSTTKYKEKVKWHATPFEKRLEKALTEETFIPERKFVPGKPMDFDDIEESDTALSQMRSSINPESVESF
- the LOC130941896 gene encoding protein JASON-like isoform X1; the encoded protein is MLVFGLVKRGLGFLLRFMLRFFFRSFNRAMGCFFACFRNNDNHRRRTHLTANSSSSTDVLVSRNSYSSVFQAQEREDCAINCGDVVEFQGDDLGLKDEAKFLKACGTLPGTPVEIRKTSEKLKVSPSPDKHSEPSRFHSWLPNESVEKLQLDFRSVNPPTPLKICQESGDSTDSFEHTPDRCLSDIHSEPSRFDSWLPNESVEKLQLDFRSIKPPTPLKICQELGESRDSFEHTPNRCLSDARDSHHESLEHMEVNKTGSPHTADRAENNPAPDSPWLATETQRKCKSVRFKCDTGLSSCGSSSDDSRLKKSWSPNNQNANKRSPYPTPLKLFDEMQTPGTVCPATLEELPNGRARVRSQFVYPTHKPDENVFQRKILEEKDLNSEQDSSELRDSAEQAQIATPTPQKGSNQVLKENESKAEVSLSNWLRPAPIDQEKGNKRVESASSQIPHFRKTSADRPILGVAAAHFENEDSNICPPKWWDGNGIPNSTTKYKEDQKVKWHATPFEKRLEKALTEETFIPERKFVPGKPMDFDDIEESDTALSQMRSSINPESVESF